The DNA segment GGGCCTTATCCGCTCGAATTTGAATCGGATGACGCAGCTTAACTCTATGTTAGGCTTAATGTACATAGTTTTTACACACAAAATTATATATGAGGTGATTAATGAAGTTTTTGAAAGTTGGCGGTTTTCTGGTTGCAGGATTAGGTCTAGTTATTCTGTTAGACAATAAAAGCTCAGGAGTGGTGCCTGGAATTATTCTCACATTAATAGGTGCTGGTACTGTGATCTTTTGCCAGTTCTCGGGAGATATCTCGAAAAAACGTGCTCGTAAAGAGTTAATGGAACTGAAATCTCTGTTGGATAACGGAGCTCTTGATGAAAATGAGTACGAGGAAAAGTCAAGGGTTGTAAAAGATAAAATTTAGCGTTCATATTATAATTCTCATGGATAATAAGCGGATCAAGTTGTGTCCAACAAGGGGTATGTTTTGAAAGCAGTAATTAATTATAAAGATTTCTGTAAGGAAAAAGGATTGAATATTCATTCCAAAAAATCTCAAGCTGAATATCAGTTGTATATTGAGGAAATGGATAAAGTAAATCGCCCTTACCTTGATGAAATATATAGTCAAGCTCAAGCAGTTAAAAATAAGTCCTCTAAGAAATAATGGTGACTACATTTGAGCTTTCTTATTAATCTGTGCATTGGTTAGGTGACACTTGTAAGTATGTACTGAACGGATTCTTTTTTAAAGAATGCCCGAATTTTTTCGGGCATTCTTTTTAATGAATCCAACAAATCCGTTGCTTTTTCCATTAATTCTTCAACGCCATGGATAAGCGCGCGTGCGAATCCATGGGATTTTATATTTCCCCACACTAATTCAACTGGATTTAATTCCGGTGAATACGCGGGAAGAAAAAATATTTTTACCTTTCCATTGGTTTTTTCCAGGAATTCCTTGACCATATTGGAACGATGTACGGAACTCCGATCCGCGATAATCCATATGGGATTGGAGACCGTATTGGAAAAATTTTCCAAATATTCAATAAACGTCTCGCTATTGAATGATTTCTTGAATACCTGGGAATGTATTTCACCATCCGCGCTAATCGCCGCAATCATATTAACTCCATGGCGGTCTCCAGAATTTGGAATTATAGGAGTCAACCCTTTTAGACTCCAGGTTGTGCCAGCATGATGGTCCATGCGAATTCTTGATTCATCAATAAAATAAATCCTGGCTCCTTCTTTTATTGCTAATTTATTGATTTTAGGGAACTCTTCCTTGAGCCAATAATCCACGGCGGCGGAATCCTGTTTTGTTGATCGACGCGCTGGTCGTTGCGGAGTTAAATCAATCCGATGTAATAAACGACTTATCGCCGAACGACTCATACGAATAAAAAATTTTTGTTCAATTAGGGATTGTATTATTTCCGTTGTCCAAAGGGTTGAATTGAATCCAAACGCAATTGGTATGAATACCGATATATAAAAAGTGAGGGTGTTTTTTTGTTCATCATTAAGTAATGATTTTTTTCCCGGAACAGGATTTTTCTTTAGAGCGTCCATGCCTTGCTTACGAGCAATTCTTAACCACCGGTGAAGA comes from the Gammaproteobacteria bacterium genome and includes:
- a CDS encoding transposase, which encodes MKIFDARTLGHDTLEYIRIQAVKAVRMGGRVKEIARIFEIHRGTLHRWLRIARKQGMDALKKNPVPGKKSLLNDEQKNTLTFYISVFIPIAFGFNSTLWTTEIIQSLIEQKFFIRMSRSAISRLLHRIDLTPQRPARRSTKQDSAAVDYWLKEEFPKINKLAIKEGARIYFIDESRIRMDHHAGTTWSLKGLTPIIPNSGDRHGVNMIAAISADGEIHSQVFKKSFNSETFIEYLENFSNTVSNPIWIIADRSSVHRSNMVKEFLEKTNGKVKIFFLPAYSPELNPVELVWGNIKSHGFARALIHGVEELMEKATDLLDSLKRMPEKIRAFFKKESVQYILTSVT
- a CDS encoding conserved hypothetical protein (Evidence 4 : Unknown function but conserved in other organisms), which encodes MKFLKVGGFLVAGLGLVILLDNKSSGVVPGIILTLIGAGTVIFCQFSGDISKKRARKELMELKSLLDNGALDENEYEEKSRVVKDKI
- a CDS encoding conserved hypothetical protein (Evidence 4 : Unknown function but conserved in other organisms), which gives rise to MSNKGYVLKAVINYKDFCKEKGLNIHSKKSQAEYQLYIEEMDKVNRPYLDEIYSQAQAVKNKSSKK